A single genomic interval of Spirosoma linguale DSM 74 harbors:
- a CDS encoding penicillin-binding protein transpeptidase (PFAM: penicillin-binding protein transpeptidase~KEGG: dat:HRM2_12700 FtsW), whose protein sequence is MKSLTERLYLPIASVMLLLLFYRLYTNFRPALDQAKQAYASGQALNLTTDLKSAAIERLLTTGNYYADPKDVTLVADSLPAKLLQNQTLDNLGAINKRQFSIVAPVKWRSRIGGADFQSRLRLSRQQMGFDSVLYNRELTNPKTYPSSVNTGSGSAAFSGEVTHDDEPMSGVLVQLKRHPATAQPDTLADRYIYARTDADGKFTFTGLKAGSGYSVVPLKPGFEFGSRKGTSNLSGNQDVRFTARPHQLRLIGSTVYSQLKTDHALTVRNPDTFIRQFWIIVGGFLLAFWAVQLFWSIRRFRPDPLLLPILMLLTGLSVLTLLAIQDPLQDMLYAGQTVQGIALGLLGMTVLSQLNIGRFYATWQYDWLFSYRNHNAVRLSGWTWLVLAAGLAAFTLLLGSGPEGSGVRVNLSFLGLTFQPSEITKYLLLLFFAGFFAANEQQLRQLPDLRWRFAVSFGALAGAGLLMLLYLLLGDMGPALVVCFTFLLFYSIARGNLPLTLATGLGYGVALWLLPGWLATVLSLGAVIAYLFVKGDARSKTGLGWAALLAEAPVLLLLVMAMFAFGDKLPSVGDRLADRKSMWLNPWNNDVYGGDHLAHGYWALASGGWSGQGLGKAFANSIPAAHTDMILPSLGEELGGLGVVCVFLLFGVLLHRMFLHARRAGQPFSFFLVAGIAIATGTQFLIIAGGSIGLLPLTGISVPFLSYGKISLIINLTAMGAVFSVAHRPGQAEQREYLEKHYDIVLMAGIVGFLAGVVVLIGHLLPIISWRGREYIVRPARVITRNGDPVYSYNPRIERLTRAIAAGTIYDRNGLVLAASSPEVVRQQLEKLQESGLKEDAVESLTKKRLQRYYPFGNQLFFWVGDLNTQLFWGQSNGYYAEATHLSELRGFNSRPRKTDLVTTDFRADRFSPSVQQTRTLSVYDYSELAPALRAGLDSREVAERKAKNRDIHLSVNAELQVAIQDALAKSSFRNKRISVVVLDAASGDVLTSAVHPLPNLQTPDAMLLSDRDRQKLPYLVTERDLGMTYPTAPGSTAKILTAMAAFNKLGSSASDVSYRISCEEIIRRGTRESEPCNETVDMRKAIVRSSNVYFIRTANDHKLDNELADLYLTTGMNIDFVGGYSFSDTRTDAERSAIREHWRDSSFVIRRNLYNSTQYPRRYRSEFSGLAWGQGQLTSTPAALARMAGAIANQGILQPSRYLLDLAGKPQPIPAGQPIAKQANYAKQLESFMIDQSNPSEGRSKISVARVAGKTGTPERIVQGVRRNDGWYVFFAPTPDGRSNTVVSVRIELGESSAEAVQLANSIVAPILKQQGYLGSF, encoded by the coding sequence ATGAAATCACTCACCGAACGCTTGTATTTGCCTATCGCATCGGTCATGCTGTTGCTACTGTTTTATCGGCTGTACACCAACTTCCGACCAGCCCTTGATCAGGCAAAACAAGCGTATGCCAGCGGGCAGGCACTCAACCTGACAACAGACCTGAAATCGGCCGCTATTGAACGACTCCTGACCACCGGTAATTATTACGCAGACCCGAAAGACGTTACCCTCGTTGCCGACTCGCTCCCTGCCAAACTACTTCAGAACCAGACACTCGATAATCTGGGGGCTATAAACAAGCGTCAGTTTTCGATAGTAGCCCCGGTAAAATGGCGCAGCCGCATTGGCGGGGCCGACTTTCAGAGCCGTCTTCGGCTATCCCGACAGCAAATGGGCTTCGACTCGGTATTGTATAACCGGGAGCTAACGAACCCCAAAACCTACCCATCCAGCGTAAACACCGGCAGCGGCTCGGCAGCTTTCAGCGGGGAGGTCACCCATGACGACGAACCGATGTCGGGCGTGCTGGTTCAGCTGAAACGCCACCCCGCCACCGCCCAGCCGGATACCCTGGCCGACCGATACATTTATGCCCGTACCGATGCCGACGGAAAATTCACCTTTACCGGCTTGAAGGCAGGGTCAGGCTATAGTGTCGTTCCGTTAAAGCCCGGATTTGAGTTCGGTAGCCGCAAAGGCACATCGAACCTCAGCGGCAATCAGGATGTACGCTTTACCGCGCGTCCGCATCAGCTCCGGCTGATTGGGTCGACCGTATACAGCCAGTTAAAAACCGATCATGCCCTTACCGTTCGTAACCCGGATACCTTTATCCGGCAGTTCTGGATCATTGTAGGCGGGTTTCTGCTGGCTTTCTGGGCCGTACAGCTGTTCTGGTCAATCCGCCGTTTCCGCCCCGACCCGCTGCTCCTACCCATTCTGATGTTGCTGACCGGCTTATCGGTCCTGACACTACTCGCCATTCAGGACCCCTTGCAGGACATGCTTTACGCAGGGCAAACGGTACAGGGCATTGCACTCGGACTGTTGGGGATGACCGTTTTATCCCAACTCAACATTGGCCGTTTCTACGCTACCTGGCAGTACGACTGGCTTTTTTCGTACCGAAATCATAACGCCGTGAGGCTGTCGGGCTGGACGTGGCTGGTACTAGCCGCTGGGCTGGCCGCGTTTACCCTGCTGCTGGGTTCAGGACCGGAAGGCAGTGGCGTACGCGTCAATCTATCTTTTCTGGGCCTTACCTTCCAGCCCAGCGAAATAACCAAATACCTGCTCCTGCTCTTTTTTGCGGGTTTCTTTGCTGCCAACGAGCAGCAACTCCGGCAATTACCTGATTTGCGGTGGCGGTTTGCCGTGAGCTTTGGCGCATTGGCCGGTGCCGGACTGCTCATGCTGCTGTACCTGTTGCTGGGCGATATGGGCCCGGCGCTGGTCGTCTGCTTTACCTTCCTGCTCTTCTACAGCATTGCCCGTGGAAATCTCCCGCTAACGCTGGCAACGGGCCTGGGCTATGGGGTAGCGTTGTGGCTCCTGCCGGGCTGGCTCGCTACCGTCCTCAGTCTCGGAGCGGTAATTGCGTATTTATTCGTGAAGGGCGATGCCCGTTCAAAAACCGGGCTGGGCTGGGCGGCTCTCCTGGCCGAAGCCCCTGTCCTTCTGCTGCTGGTGATGGCTATGTTTGCCTTTGGCGACAAGTTACCGTCCGTTGGCGACCGCCTTGCCGATCGAAAATCCATGTGGCTTAATCCCTGGAACAACGATGTGTACGGGGGCGACCATCTGGCACATGGCTACTGGGCGCTGGCATCGGGAGGCTGGTCGGGGCAGGGCCTCGGCAAGGCGTTTGCCAATTCTATTCCAGCCGCTCATACCGACATGATTCTACCGAGTCTCGGCGAAGAGTTGGGTGGTTTAGGCGTCGTATGTGTGTTTCTGCTGTTTGGTGTGTTGCTTCACCGGATGTTCCTGCACGCACGCCGGGCGGGACAACCGTTTAGTTTTTTCCTGGTTGCCGGTATCGCCATCGCTACCGGAACGCAGTTTTTAATCATCGCTGGCGGTTCTATTGGCTTATTACCGCTCACGGGTATCAGCGTGCCGTTTCTGAGCTACGGCAAAATTTCACTCATCATCAACCTCACGGCAATGGGTGCCGTGTTCAGCGTGGCCCACCGACCGGGGCAGGCCGAACAGCGCGAATACCTCGAAAAACATTACGACATCGTGCTGATGGCCGGTATCGTCGGATTTCTGGCGGGCGTTGTGGTGCTGATCGGTCATTTACTGCCCATCATCAGTTGGCGGGGTCGTGAGTACATCGTGCGGCCCGCCCGGGTTATTACCCGCAATGGCGACCCGGTGTACAGTTACAACCCCCGCATCGAACGACTCACGCGGGCCATAGCCGCCGGTACCATCTACGACCGAAACGGGCTTGTTTTGGCGGCAAGTTCACCGGAAGTCGTTAGGCAGCAACTCGAAAAGCTACAGGAGAGCGGCCTGAAAGAAGATGCCGTTGAAAGCCTGACGAAAAAACGACTTCAGCGGTATTACCCGTTTGGCAACCAGCTATTCTTCTGGGTAGGCGATCTGAACACGCAACTTTTCTGGGGGCAAAGCAACGGGTATTATGCCGAAGCCACGCACTTGAGTGAGTTACGGGGCTTCAACAGCCGCCCCCGTAAAACAGATCTGGTCACTACCGATTTCCGGGCCGACCGATTCAGCCCGTCGGTACAGCAAACACGAACGTTGTCGGTCTATGATTACAGCGAACTGGCCCCGGCCTTACGCGCCGGACTCGACAGCCGCGAAGTGGCCGAACGGAAAGCCAAAAACCGCGACATCCACCTCAGCGTGAATGCCGAGTTACAGGTGGCCATTCAGGATGCGCTGGCCAAATCCAGTTTTCGGAACAAGCGCATCTCGGTGGTCGTGCTGGATGCCGCTTCGGGCGATGTGCTCACCTCGGCCGTACATCCGCTACCTAATCTACAAACCCCCGATGCCATGCTACTGTCGGACAGGGACCGGCAGAAATTACCGTACCTCGTAACCGAGCGGGACCTAGGTATGACCTACCCCACGGCTCCCGGTTCAACGGCCAAAATATTGACGGCGATGGCGGCCTTCAATAAGCTTGGTTCATCGGCTTCGGACGTTAGTTACCGTATTTCATGCGAAGAAATTATTCGACGGGGCACGCGGGAATCCGAGCCTTGCAACGAAACGGTAGATATGCGGAAGGCCATTGTCCGGTCGAGTAACGTGTATTTCATCCGTACCGCCAACGACCACAAACTGGATAACGAGCTGGCCGATCTGTATCTGACTACGGGCATGAACATAGACTTTGTGGGAGGCTACTCCTTCTCCGACACCCGTACCGACGCCGAACGCAGCGCCATACGCGAACACTGGCGCGATTCGTCGTTCGTGATTCGCCGGAATTTGTACAACAGCACCCAATACCCCCGGCGGTACCGCAGCGAATTTTCGGGCTTAGCCTGGGGGCAGGGCCAGTTAACATCCACACCGGCGGCACTGGCGCGTATGGCAGGGGCCATTGCCAATCAGGGAATACTCCAGCCTTCCCGCTACCTGCTGGATTTAGCCGGGAAGCCCCAACCCATACCAGCCGGGCAGCCCATAGCCAAACAGGCTAACTACGCGAAACAACTGGAATCATTTATGATCGACCAGTCAAACCCATCGGAAGGCCGGTCTAAAATCAGCGTGGCGCGGGTGGCGGGTAAAACCGGAACGCCGGAGCGCATCGTACAGGGCGTTCGGCGGAATGATGGCTGGTACGTCTTTTTTGCCCCAACGCCCGATGGCCGGTCGAATACCGTCGTTAGCGTTCGGATTGAACTAGGCGAATCGTCGGCAGAAGCCGTTCAACTTGCCAACAGCATTGTGGCCCCAATCCTGAAACAGCAGGGATATTTGGGAAGTTTTTAG
- a CDS encoding serine/threonine protein kinase (PFAM: Serine/threonine protein kinase-related; tyrosine protein kinase~SMART: serine/threonine protein kinase; tyrosine protein kinase~KEGG: hch:HCH_04672 serine/threonine protein kinase): MPTVSVNTHFPGYEIIGELGRSNARVLKARHLASGDLVAIKHFTLNTDPETLRRFRVESEIMTSIRHPNVVRVREVQLDMPLPFIVMEWVEGGNLRTLIQEQGQLPVATTIRLGLQMSEAFHAIHPQGIIHRDIKPENILYRPLPSGELHFLLTDFGVARLREQTQTMTGQSLMTYEYASPEQFDNPRGVDVATDYYSLGVVFYECLMGKVPFSMADSAGIATFMGQVLRTEPPALVLPSGQYLPPSLTTLIDWTLVKDPAQRLSDITELALLLGQANVELLQANRSGIRQAPVPTPRSQTMAAPLPVAQPTETYESTPDYEPAAQSNTWLIALAVVVAGLIIGFAIYYKERDKETPASTLVDSTALDRDSLKTEDFVPRRDSATTAEPESEEETTTDSVEITPVPPAATPNSGSTATPDSTAVQDSIR, translated from the coding sequence ATGCCAACTGTAAGCGTCAACACCCATTTCCCGGGTTATGAGATCATAGGCGAACTCGGTCGATCCAATGCCCGCGTATTGAAAGCGCGGCATCTGGCTTCGGGCGATTTAGTAGCCATCAAGCATTTTACCCTAAATACCGACCCGGAAACCCTTCGCCGGTTTCGGGTCGAATCCGAAATTATGACCAGTATCCGTCACCCAAATGTTGTGCGGGTACGGGAAGTTCAACTGGATATGCCCCTCCCGTTCATTGTGATGGAGTGGGTAGAAGGCGGCAACCTGCGGACACTCATTCAGGAACAGGGGCAATTGCCGGTTGCTACCACCATTCGGTTAGGTTTACAGATGTCCGAAGCATTCCACGCCATTCACCCGCAGGGGATTATCCACCGCGACATAAAACCCGAGAATATCCTGTACCGCCCTCTGCCCAGTGGCGAACTGCATTTTTTACTAACCGATTTTGGCGTAGCCCGACTACGGGAGCAAACGCAGACCATGACAGGGCAGTCGCTGATGACCTATGAATATGCCTCGCCCGAGCAATTCGACAACCCCAGAGGGGTAGACGTAGCTACAGATTACTACTCGCTGGGCGTCGTTTTTTACGAATGCCTGATGGGTAAAGTGCCGTTCTCAATGGCCGACAGCGCCGGTATTGCCACCTTCATGGGGCAGGTACTGCGAACAGAACCACCGGCTCTGGTATTGCCATCGGGCCAATACCTGCCGCCAAGCCTGACAACCCTCATTGACTGGACACTCGTAAAAGACCCGGCCCAACGGCTGAGCGACATTACCGAGCTGGCGTTGCTACTCGGCCAGGCAAATGTTGAGCTTTTACAGGCTAACCGATCTGGTATTCGGCAGGCACCCGTACCCACACCCCGGTCGCAGACGATGGCCGCACCCTTACCTGTAGCGCAGCCAACTGAAACCTACGAATCCACTCCCGACTATGAGCCTGCTGCCCAGTCAAACACCTGGCTGATTGCACTGGCCGTGGTTGTTGCCGGGTTAATTATCGGCTTTGCCATTTACTATAAAGAACGCGATAAAGAGACACCAGCCTCAACATTGGTTGATTCGACCGCCCTTGACCGGGATTCGCTGAAGACTGAAGATTTTGTACCTCGTAGAGACTCGGCAACCACAGCAGAACCGGAATCAGAAGAGGAAACAACGACAGATTCGGTAGAAATCACGCCAGTACCACCGGCAGCAACACCCAATAGCGGCTCAACGGCTACGCCCGATTCAACGGCCGTTCAGGATTCAATACGGTAG
- a CDS encoding Antibiotic biosynthesis monooxygenase (PFAM: Antibiotic biosynthesis monooxygenase~KEGG: bcj:BCAS0499 putative exported monooxygenase), translating into MTQKRSLFNVERVHDIVRFYGSRLCRLLVINLLMLLSAGQTFSQPKAQMVRMAKIVVDPTQLEAYKTFLKEEIEASVRLEPGVLTLYAMFEKDNPAHITILEIYASTNAYKGHIQTPHFQKYKTGTQDMVKSLELIETVPLIPDMKIK; encoded by the coding sequence ATGACACAAAAACGCAGTTTATTTAATGTTGAAAGAGTGCATGATATTGTTCGCTTCTACGGTTCGCGGCTGTGTCGTTTACTAGTGATCAATCTGCTGATGTTGCTGTCGGCTGGGCAGACCTTTAGTCAACCCAAAGCCCAGATGGTACGGATGGCTAAGATTGTTGTTGATCCTACTCAACTAGAGGCCTATAAAACATTTCTTAAAGAGGAGATCGAAGCATCTGTGCGCCTTGAGCCCGGCGTCCTGACGTTGTATGCCATGTTCGAAAAAGACAACCCTGCGCACATTACGATTCTGGAAATTTACGCCAGTACCAATGCCTACAAGGGCCATATCCAGACGCCACACTTTCAGAAATACAAGACGGGTACCCAAGACATGGTGAAGTCACTGGAACTGATAGAGACGGTGCCGCTCATTCCCGATATGAAGATCAAGTAG
- a CDS encoding serine/threonine protein kinase (PFAM: Serine/threonine protein kinase-related; tyrosine protein kinase~SMART: serine/threonine protein kinase; tyrosine protein kinase~KEGG: scl:sce3650 protein kinase) gives MTTVRFNTQFPGYEILSELGRSNARILKARHLDTGELVAIKHFALNTDAETLRRFQRESAIMTSIAHPNIVKVREVQLEAELPFIVMELIEGGSVCDLLKAQGHLDIPTTIRLGLQMASAFRAIHPQGIIHRDIKPDNILYRPLPSGELHFLLTDFGVARLHEQSNTLTGQSLMTYEYASPEQFNNPKGVNTATDYYSLGVVLYECLTGKVPFAMSDHSGIVTFMNKVLTDAPPPLTVSANGQSLGLFTPVLESLLRKNPAERLNDPDELTWLLKQAELAYLEAGRSNRSAAATPVVAASKPDVLNKPGMSAPSLQTAHVSPRPEPGPSKGVGTSRILAFAAFVVLILAGVYYITAKPDPKPESNSFQAEPATAQNPAATTTLDTAAARIRQQEEEARRQEQLRKEALRAVRSVRAKATDFKVGLFGGIKHLQIQLTNPTRLSFTYVVVQVNYYKENGGLYKSEKVYFNLVEPNSSPSKSAPDSDRGTRVTCKVTSYESPDIPPTTDSLTSSQSESF, from the coding sequence ATGACTACCGTGCGCTTTAACACCCAGTTTCCAGGCTACGAAATTTTGAGTGAGCTGGGCCGCAGCAATGCCCGAATTCTCAAGGCACGTCACCTGGATACGGGCGAGTTGGTCGCAATCAAACACTTCGCACTGAATACCGATGCCGAAACCCTCCGTCGATTTCAGCGGGAATCGGCCATCATGACCAGCATTGCCCACCCCAATATTGTGAAAGTCCGGGAGGTGCAGCTGGAGGCTGAGCTGCCCTTTATTGTTATGGAGCTGATCGAAGGCGGGAGCGTCTGCGACCTTCTCAAAGCACAGGGGCACCTCGACATTCCAACCACCATTCGGCTCGGGCTGCAAATGGCCAGCGCGTTCAGGGCCATTCATCCGCAGGGGATTATCCACCGCGATATAAAACCGGATAACATTCTTTACCGGCCCCTACCCAGCGGTGAACTGCACTTTCTGCTGACTGATTTTGGCGTGGCTCGTTTGCACGAACAGTCAAATACGCTCACGGGGCAGTCGCTGATGACCTACGAGTATGCTTCTCCCGAACAGTTTAACAACCCCAAAGGCGTCAACACTGCTACGGATTACTATTCGCTGGGCGTTGTACTGTACGAATGCCTGACGGGTAAAGTCCCGTTTGCCATGAGCGATCATTCGGGTATCGTTACTTTTATGAACAAGGTACTCACCGATGCCCCGCCCCCGTTGACCGTCTCGGCGAATGGCCAGTCGCTGGGCCTGTTTACGCCCGTGCTGGAAAGTCTGCTCAGGAAGAACCCCGCCGAGCGGCTGAACGACCCGGATGAGTTGACCTGGCTACTCAAACAGGCCGAACTGGCTTATCTGGAAGCCGGCCGGTCGAACCGGTCTGCCGCAGCGACCCCAGTTGTAGCGGCCTCGAAACCGGACGTGCTGAATAAACCCGGCATGTCAGCACCCTCCCTACAAACAGCCCATGTTTCTCCCCGACCGGAGCCTGGCCCATCAAAAGGAGTTGGTACCAGCCGGATTCTGGCCTTCGCGGCCTTTGTGGTCCTGATTCTGGCGGGAGTGTATTACATTACGGCGAAGCCCGACCCGAAGCCGGAAAGCAACTCCTTTCAGGCCGAACCAGCTACCGCCCAAAATCCTGCCGCAACAACCACTTTAGACACCGCTGCCGCCCGAATCAGACAGCAGGAAGAGGAAGCTCGTCGGCAAGAGCAACTTCGTAAGGAAGCGCTTAGGGCGGTGAGAAGCGTTCGGGCAAAAGCAACTGATTTCAAGGTCGGCTTATTTGGCGGCATCAAACATTTGCAGATTCAATTGACTAATCCAACCCGATTGTCGTTTACTTACGTAGTAGTTCAGGTGAACTATTACAAGGAGAACGGTGGTCTGTATAAAAGCGAAAAAGTGTATTTCAATCTGGTGGAGCCAAATTCATCACCATCCAAGTCGGCTCCGGACAGTGACCGAGGAACGCGCGTAACCTGTAAAGTAACGAGTTACGAGTCGCCGGATATTCCACCGACTACCGATTCCCTGACTTCATCCCAATCTGAGTCGTTTTAA
- a CDS encoding Neprilysin (PFAM: peptidase M13; Peptidase M13, neprilysin- like~KEGG: acb:A1S_2789 putative metallopeptidase), which yields MTNYKNLVYVSLTVLLAGACQRAATPTTTIPTTKRVVITGIDASKKPGDDFFKYANGIWNDTARIPESQAGVGAYSFMNYPQRIRLQGILDSVSAGKFPAGSLEQKVGDFYASGMDVAAIDKRGYEPIKPLLARIDALTDVPALLKLVAEEQKVGDRSIIGFYVGPDNKRSSINIAQFSQTGIGLPERDYYFKTDSSTGSVQRAYRDYLTRLFELTGTDAATARKNAALAYDIEKQLATAHRTNIERRDVKANYNKLAIADLAQKHAVLNWPTLLANLGVQADSVNVAQPGYYDKLNTLLTSVPLDDWKVYLKAHALTNHANYLSQPFVDASFAYSKILTGQAVKKTRAEEMTQAVDGSLGEALAQLYVKKYFPEEAKKRMAVLVNNLKKAFEARINKLDWMSDSTKSRAKEKLYAFTEKIGYPDKWRDYSKVDVKRDAYFENRLSANKNDYFQSLAKVGKPVDRTEWHTTPPTVTAYNNPPLNEIVFPAGILQPPYFDVNADDALNYGGIGMVIGHEITHSFDDQGAQFDKVGNVTNWWTKDDYAKFKARTNQVIDQYNKFTVLDSVHVKGALTVGENTADIAGVAIAYDAFKLTEQGKSTAKLDGFTPDQRFFISIARIWRVKTRDAYMGMYVNTNPHSPAKWRVNGPLMNFTPFYNAFNVQPGDKMYKPEKDRIVVW from the coding sequence ATGACAAACTATAAAAACCTCGTTTACGTCTCTCTAACAGTGTTGCTGGCAGGAGCCTGTCAGCGGGCAGCTACGCCAACGACAACTATTCCAACAACAAAACGCGTTGTCATAACGGGCATTGACGCATCTAAAAAACCCGGCGATGACTTCTTTAAATACGCTAACGGCATCTGGAACGATACTGCCCGGATACCGGAAAGTCAGGCCGGTGTGGGGGCATACTCCTTCATGAATTACCCACAACGCATACGCCTGCAAGGCATTTTGGACAGCGTGTCGGCAGGGAAGTTTCCGGCGGGGAGTCTTGAACAAAAGGTGGGCGATTTTTACGCGTCCGGCATGGACGTAGCCGCCATTGATAAACGGGGGTATGAACCTATAAAGCCCCTGCTTGCCCGCATCGACGCCCTGACCGATGTTCCTGCTTTATTGAAGCTGGTGGCCGAAGAGCAGAAAGTTGGCGACCGGTCCATCATCGGTTTTTACGTAGGCCCCGACAATAAACGCAGTTCGATCAACATTGCCCAGTTTAGCCAAACCGGAATCGGATTGCCCGAACGGGATTATTATTTTAAGACCGATTCATCGACTGGCTCGGTTCAGAGAGCGTATCGGGACTATCTCACCCGCCTGTTCGAATTGACCGGGACTGACGCAGCAACGGCCCGTAAAAACGCTGCCCTTGCCTACGACATTGAAAAACAACTGGCCACCGCCCACCGAACAAACATTGAACGTCGGGATGTAAAGGCAAATTACAACAAACTGGCGATTGCTGATCTTGCCCAAAAACACGCTGTCCTGAACTGGCCGACGTTATTAGCTAACCTGGGCGTACAGGCCGATTCGGTTAACGTGGCGCAGCCAGGATACTACGATAAGCTGAACACGCTGTTGACATCCGTTCCCCTTGATGATTGGAAAGTTTATTTAAAAGCCCATGCGCTGACCAACCATGCCAATTACTTAAGCCAACCCTTTGTGGATGCGTCGTTTGCTTATTCGAAAATCCTGACCGGGCAGGCGGTCAAGAAAACCCGGGCCGAAGAAATGACGCAGGCGGTTGATGGATCACTGGGCGAGGCTCTGGCGCAGTTGTACGTGAAAAAATACTTTCCGGAAGAGGCCAAGAAACGAATGGCTGTTCTGGTCAACAACCTCAAAAAAGCCTTTGAAGCCCGTATCAATAAACTGGACTGGATGAGTGATTCGACCAAGAGCAGGGCGAAGGAAAAACTATACGCGTTCACCGAAAAAATCGGCTATCCTGACAAATGGCGAGATTATTCGAAGGTAGATGTAAAACGAGATGCTTATTTTGAGAACCGCCTGTCTGCCAATAAAAATGATTATTTTCAGAGCCTTGCTAAAGTGGGAAAGCCGGTAGACCGAACGGAATGGCATACGACTCCGCCAACGGTAACGGCCTACAACAATCCTCCGCTCAATGAAATCGTTTTCCCGGCGGGTATCCTGCAACCCCCTTATTTCGACGTGAATGCCGATGATGCACTGAACTACGGCGGCATCGGTATGGTCATCGGTCACGAAATCACCCACTCGTTCGACGATCAGGGCGCGCAATTCGATAAAGTCGGTAACGTAACGAACTGGTGGACCAAAGACGATTACGCCAAATTCAAAGCGAGAACAAATCAGGTAATTGATCAATACAACAAATTTACCGTGCTGGACTCGGTACACGTAAAAGGGGCATTAACCGTGGGCGAAAACACCGCCGACATAGCGGGGGTGGCCATTGCCTACGATGCCTTCAAGCTTACTGAGCAGGGAAAGAGCACAGCGAAACTCGATGGCTTCACGCCCGACCAACGGTTCTTTATCTCGATCGCCCGAATTTGGCGCGTAAAAACCAGAGACGCCTACATGGGCATGTACGTCAATACGAACCCGCACTCACCCGCCAAGTGGCGCGTAAACGGCCCGCTGATGAACTTCACGCCGTTTTACAACGCGTTTAACGTGCAACCAGGCGATAAAATGTACAAACCGGAAAAGGACCGGATAGTGGTTTGGTAA